The following coding sequences lie in one Yamadazyma tenuis chromosome 3, complete sequence genomic window:
- a CDS encoding uncharacterized protein (EggNog:ENOG503NX3D; COG:S) gives MQIPDSFVFRLLHGSLNELGLTNIADQLIEEVHKKGYLLETPDHNLVNSSKKAKLFEWITTEIFRGNYDTVLNYLNSNLDVYVTDEDINSDVDGKPNVVSIFNHKPDAKEDLVPMVLTTTYLVKRMFFLEKLIEFSLSRPLSTAATNNSLIQFLSDELSPILDSINIKNKFVQLSFDDIILQNLTRERESSNLLSLVMHSPLDETQIEKMVFSKDLIFYSVPLKSSSMDYFNQTLRTVLIKSHLSKFFLKDFYEGSLPYSDFQFPPNFLNKIIESYTLHNRQDAPYYLPSRSIKHLKEGSKTGFEDIEEEFIPPIGSSVNNFYKPKFPIELLHNLKIHSGQVWACKFSPSGRFLVTGAADGQLVIYDVVNNFEVLETLVSDNTMDKNCFVNTPYKVNNSSKAVIYCAWDKNEDYIVSGSLDTRVRVWKVKGIKSRNRVKSPRRVTRSTLNESGGDEEVKLTCCFILGDKIRTWSCEFLPVNLPVPHFIIGSPDKVLKAYDIYGFELHDFYSNPYTASHDVEDVLMNEEEGEEEESGELDYTETGADTSSLRSSMRPVSRPLSRSSTQLNSITRIGSSESTPSKVPNKFNRINDLCITPDGKILITANDNKQLVFYLIPDLQDVESVTKKLATISLKGRLTSCTVSSNGKHMLLSLAPDELQVWDIEDILETGRPILSRKLIGHSQISYMIRSAFGYLNLNNEQEELALSGSDDGDIYIWKISTGRLVSRVRAHDEVCNSVSWNTGYIPNKNGRDYGKLWCSVGDDKLVKIWGPPNFYD, from the coding sequence ACAACTGAGATTTTTAGGGGAAATTACGACACAGTGttgaactacttgaacAGCAACTTAGATGTGTATGTAACTGACGAAGATATTAACAGCGATGTCGACGGCAAGCCCAACGTTGTGAGTATCTTCAATCATAAACCTGACGCAAAGGAAGACTTGGTCCCCATGGTTTTGACAACCACTTATTTGGTAAAAAGAATGTTctttttggagaagttgattgagTTTCTGTTGAGCAGACCTCTTTCTACCGCCGCCACCAACAATTCATTAATCCAGTTTTTGAGTGATGAGTTAAGCCCCATTTTAGACTCGATCaatatcaagaacaagtttGTGCAATTGTcatttgatgatatcattcTTCAGAACCTTACTCGTGAGCGAGAatcatccaacttgttgtcGTTGGTGATGCACCTGCCATTGGACGAAACTCAGATCGAAAAGATGGTTTTctcaaaagacttgatcTTTTATAGCGTCCCACTCAAGAGCAGCTCAATGGACTACTTCAACCAAACACTTAGAACAGTGTTAATAAAGAGCCAcctttccaagttttttTTGAAGGACTTTTACGAAGGATCCTTGCCGTATCTGGATTTCCAGTTTCCTCCAAACTTCCTAAACAAGATAATCGAGAGCTACACTTTGCATAATAGACAGGATGCCCCTTATTACTTGCCATCTCGGTCTATAAAACACCTCAAAGAAGGCTCTAAGACGGGCTTTGAAGACATAGAGGAAGAGTTCATTCCTCCAATTGGTTCCAGTGTCAATAACTTCTATAAGCCCAAGTTCCCCATTGAGTTGTTgcacaacttgaagatacATAGTGGGCAAGTGTGGGCCTGTAAATTCAGTCCGCTGGGTCGGTTCTTGGTCACTGGAGCAGCTGATGGACAGTTGGTGATCTATGATGTGGTGAATaattttgaagttttggaGACTTTGGTGAGTGACAACACAATGGACAAAAACTGTTTCGTCAACACCCCATACAAGGTCAACAATTCGAGTAAAGCAGTAATATACTGTGCCTGGGACAAAAACGAAGACTATATTGTGAGTGGTTCGTTGGATACGAGAGTTAGGGTGTGGAAAGTCAAAGGAATCAAAAGTAGAAACAGAGTTAAATCACCCAGACGAGTAACTCGGTCCACCTTGAATGAGTcaggtggtgatgaagaagtcaagTTAACGTGCTGTTTTATCTTGGGGGATAAGATTAGAACGTGGTCATGTGAGTTTCTTCCTGTCAATTTACCAGTTCCTCACTTCATCATTGGTTCTCCAGATAAGGTATTGAAGGCCTATGATATATATGGATTTGAGTTACATGATTTCTACAGCAATCCCTACACGGCTTCTCATGATGTCGAAGATGTGTTGatgaatgaagaagagggtgaggaagaagagtcGGGTGAGTTGGACTATACCGAAACCGGTGCTGATACTTCTAGTTTAAGATCAAGCATGAGGCCTGTGTCTCGACCATTATCAAGGTCAAGCACTCAGCTTAATTCTATAACCAGAATTGGCAGCAGCGAATCTACTCCCTCGAAAGTTCcaaacaagttcaatagAATCAATGACTTGTGTATCACTCCGGATGGAAAGATTCTCATTACGGCCAATGATAACAAGCAGCTCGTATTTTACTTGATCCCCGATCTACAAGACGTCGAGAGCGtgaccaagaagttggcaaCTATCTCATTGAAAGGGAGATTAACATCTTGCACGGTGAGTTCGAATGGGAAGCATATGTTATTAAGCTTAGCTCCAGATGAGTTGCAAGTGTGGGATATAGAAGATATCCTTGAAACTGGTAGACCTATTTTGTCTAGAAAGCTCATTGGCCATAGCCAGATATCATATATGATCAGATCTGCTTTTGgatacttgaacttgaataatgagCAAGAAGAGTTGGCTTTGAGCGGAAGTGATGATGGGGATATCTACATCTGGAAAATCTCTACAGGAAGATTGGTTTCCAGAGTAAGAGCGCATGATGAAGTGTGTAATTCTGTCAGCTGGAATACTGGGTATATTCCAAACAAAAACGGCCGAGATTATGGTAAGTTATGGTGTTcggttggtgatgataagTTGGTTAAAATCTGGGGCCCTCCCAACTTTTATGATTGA